In a single window of the Phaeobacter sp. G2 genome:
- a CDS encoding ATP-binding protein, with protein MSNELINEPDAPRLINGLRDTGYDFRTASADIIDNSVAAGAQEINVRIDLMQDGRKLVYFGDDGSGMDAGGVFKAMRYGAPERENPESLGKFGLGLKTASSSVCRQFTLISRNSPDDGLSKLSWDLDHVESSRIWEMSREPVTVDEEEAFEELCGEGSGTLVVWSKCDRILSKNYDEPGGAKEKAAIGRLSAGLQKHVGEIYHRFLDQADTRERNITISVDGANVEPWDPFFRVRSEQVLAEKQQAMEVQVEDGSAHNASVAAWILPHRDDLNDDEKTQARITNRGQGFYIYREGRLISSGGWLSVFGGLDPHMSLLRIEFDFGHELDEAFHIDVKKSRVLFDPALSEYLEKLLGPARREANLRYRKKAQKAAAKAKVDHTSANRTVEGTKNTRQATIEGADPDTQSAVISNNRGPKIKIRQKVENNVEPGSLYIEAVDTITSGDLWEPSYRSSGAEGHVGAVLLNKHHDYYQKIYLRAANSGYSVQGMDLLLWAFTAAEQNNTNAELDPIFSDIREEISSNLRKLLRDVTTPNGDDIENE; from the coding sequence ATGAGCAACGAACTGATTAACGAACCAGACGCCCCGAGGCTGATCAACGGTCTACGGGATACAGGCTATGACTTCCGGACAGCTTCGGCTGACATCATAGACAATTCAGTAGCTGCAGGCGCTCAGGAAATCAATGTTCGCATCGATTTGATGCAGGACGGACGAAAACTTGTCTATTTCGGCGATGATGGTTCCGGTATGGATGCCGGTGGTGTATTCAAGGCGATGCGCTACGGGGCCCCCGAGCGTGAAAATCCTGAAAGCCTTGGCAAGTTTGGCCTCGGATTGAAGACGGCCTCGAGTTCCGTCTGCCGCCAATTCACACTGATCTCAAGAAACTCACCCGATGATGGTCTGAGTAAGCTTTCCTGGGACCTTGATCATGTCGAATCATCGAGAATCTGGGAAATGAGCAGGGAGCCGGTGACAGTCGATGAGGAAGAAGCCTTCGAAGAGCTGTGTGGGGAAGGAAGTGGTACACTCGTCGTTTGGTCAAAATGCGACAGGATCCTCTCAAAGAACTATGACGAACCCGGTGGTGCGAAGGAAAAAGCTGCAATTGGCCGTCTCTCTGCGGGATTGCAGAAACACGTAGGTGAGATCTATCACCGTTTTCTGGATCAAGCCGATACCCGAGAGCGGAATATCACGATTTCTGTGGATGGCGCCAATGTCGAGCCATGGGATCCGTTTTTCCGGGTACGCTCGGAACAGGTCCTTGCCGAGAAACAACAGGCAATGGAGGTTCAGGTCGAAGACGGGAGTGCACACAATGCTTCGGTCGCAGCATGGATTCTCCCCCACCGCGACGACCTGAACGACGACGAAAAGACCCAAGCCCGCATAACCAACAGGGGCCAGGGCTTCTACATCTACAGGGAAGGCCGATTGATCAGTAGCGGTGGATGGCTCAGCGTTTTCGGCGGTCTCGATCCACATATGTCGTTGCTACGAATTGAATTTGATTTTGGACATGAACTGGATGAAGCGTTTCACATCGACGTGAAGAAATCCCGCGTTCTTTTTGACCCGGCCCTTTCCGAATACCTCGAAAAGCTTCTTGGACCAGCGCGCCGGGAAGCAAACCTTCGATACCGAAAGAAAGCCCAGAAAGCCGCAGCGAAAGCCAAGGTCGATCATACGTCTGCGAACCGCACGGTAGAGGGCACGAAAAACACGCGGCAAGCAACGATAGAGGGAGCGGATCCGGACACGCAAAGCGCAGTGATCTCGAACAATCGAGGACCGAAGATCAAAATTCGCCAGAAGGTTGAAAACAATGTCGAACCTGGCAGTCTCTATATTGAAGCTGTTGACACGATCACATCAGGAGACCTGTGGGAACCCAGCTATAGGAGCTCAGGGGCCGAGGGACATGTTGGCGCAGTATTGTTGAACAAGCACCACGACTACTACCAAAAAATCTACCTTCGAGCAGCGAACAGCGGCTATTCCGTACAGGGAATGGATCTTCTGCTCTGGGCCTTCACTGCAGCCGAGCAGAACAATACCAACGCAGAACTGGATCCGATCTTTTCAGATATTCGCGAAGAGATTTCCTCAAACTTGAGAAAGCTTTTGCGCGACGTGACCACACCGAACGGTGACGACATTGAGAACGAATAG